One window of the Nicotiana tabacum cultivar K326 chromosome 4, ASM71507v2, whole genome shotgun sequence genome contains the following:
- the LOC107799020 gene encoding jasmonate-induced oxygenase 1-like, protein MANSVIPIVDLSPFFRQGDKDGKRKVREVIDETCSRYGFFQIINHGVPLDLMSRALKLSKIFFESSVEEKMNCSPLPGSPFPAGYNRKPNPSYEFAEFLVMLQPGSNFNVFPSNHSHLRAVMEDLFDQFVKIGAILESILSESLGLPLSTFQEFNNDRNSDVLTALYYLPATEKEKMGISSHRDVGCITFVLQDEIGGLEVLKDDKWIPVTPKEGALVVNIGIILQVLTNNKYKSPNHRVVRPNGRSRNSFSFFYNISGGKWVEPLPDFTKQIAEKPKYKGFFYSDYLQKRKENKLKRTSGLEDDLGLSHFSLTV, encoded by the exons ATGGCTAATTCAGTGATACCAATTGTTGATCTCTCTCCTTTCTTCAGACAAGGAGATAAAGATGGCAAGAGAAAGGTGAGAGAAGTGATAGACGAAACGTGTTCTCGATATGGTTTCTTCCAAATTATCAATCATGGGGTGCCTTTGGACTTAATGAGCCGTGCCCTGAAACTATCAAAAATATTCTTTGAGTCTTCAGTTGAAGAGAAAATGAATTGTTCTCCATTGCCAGGGTCACCTTTTCCTGCTGGCTATAATAGAAAACCAAATCCATCTTATGAGTTTGCAGAGTTCTTGGTTATGCTTCAACCTGGATCCAACTTCAATGTTTTTCCTTCTAATCATTCACATCTCCG AGCAGTAATGGAAGATTTATTCGATCAATTTGTGAAGATTGGAGCAATTTTAGAGAGCATACTGAGTGAATCCTTGGGTCTACCTCTTAGCACTTTCCAAGAATTTAACAATGACAGAAATTCAGATGTGTTGACAGCTCTATATTACTTACCAGCAACAGAGAAGGAAAAGATGGGAATAAGTTCACATAGAGATGTTGGATGCATAACATTTGTGTTACAGGATGAAATTGGAGGACTTGAAGTTCTAAAGGATGATAAATGGATCCCTGTAACTCCAAAGGAGGGTGCCCTTGTTGTCAACATTGGTATTATTCTTCAG GTGCTGACAAATAACAAATACAAGAGTCCAAATCATAGGGTGGTGAGACCCAACGGAAGATCAAGAAATTCATTTTCATTCTTCTATAATATATCAGGGGGAAAATGGGTTGAACCACTTCCAGATTTCACTAAGCAGATTGCTGAGAAACCCAAGTATAAGGGATTTTTTTACAGTGACTATTTGCAAAAGCGCAAGGAAAATAAGCTCAAGCGTACTTCTGGACTTGAAGACGATCTTGGCTTATCTCATTTTTCACTCACTGTATAA